The following are encoded together in the Cohaesibacter gelatinilyticus genome:
- a CDS encoding carbohydrate ABC transporter permease → MKQENTRNFTSWPVLLLLGMLSSPILIMYLYLFIDTITNTEPGSLVPNEFTLEHWRFLWETDTGSTSVWVATRNTVIFATTNASIILGVSLTAGYALSRLNLPFRRFFLAGVLALHAFPTITLVIALFIVLQMVGLYNTLIGVIFIKSALMLPFGIWVMKGFYDTVPWEIEMAGVQDGASRFTVWRRLVLPQIQPGLIALGVFAFLDGWSEYILPQIFAPDADVQVLSVYLASLIADDQKFDFNLFKSIGLFYVVPVIILYLIFQNKLMNIYGGGSKG, encoded by the coding sequence ATGAAACAAGAAAATACCCGTAACTTTACCTCCTGGCCGGTGCTGCTCTTGTTGGGGATGCTCTCTTCCCCAATCCTGATCATGTATCTGTATCTCTTCATTGATACGATCACCAATACCGAGCCCGGCTCACTGGTGCCAAACGAGTTCACATTGGAGCATTGGCGTTTCCTGTGGGAGACCGATACAGGATCCACTTCTGTATGGGTAGCTACGCGCAATACCGTGATCTTTGCCACCACCAATGCCAGTATCATTCTGGGCGTATCACTGACAGCAGGCTATGCTCTGTCTCGTCTGAACTTGCCTTTCCGCCGCTTCTTCCTGGCGGGTGTACTGGCATTGCATGCCTTTCCAACCATCACCTTGGTCATTGCTCTCTTCATCGTGCTACAAATGGTTGGTCTCTATAACACCTTGATCGGCGTAATCTTCATCAAGTCAGCCTTGATGCTGCCATTCGGCATTTGGGTGATGAAAGGCTTCTATGACACTGTGCCATGGGAAATCGAGATGGCAGGTGTTCAAGATGGTGCATCACGCTTCACCGTATGGCGTCGTCTGGTCCTGCCGCAAATTCAACCGGGCCTGATTGCCCTGGGTGTGTTTGCGTTCCTCGACGGCTGGAGTGAATACATCCTGCCGCAGATTTTTGCACCGGATGCGGATGTTCAGGTTCTGTCGGTTTATCTGGCGTCACTGATCGCCGATGATCAGAAATTCGACTTCAACCTGTTCAAGTCAATCGGTCTCTTCTATGTGGTTCCGGTTATCATTCTTTATCTCATCTTCCAGAACAAACTGATGAACATTTATGGCGGAGGCAGCAAAGGCTGA
- a CDS encoding ABC transporter ATP-binding protein, whose product MRIKLDQFTKSFGEVTVIDQMDLEINDGEMLALLGPSGCGKSTTLFAICGIHQINGGRILFGDKDVTRTTAQTRNVGVVFQNYALYPHMSIFDNIAFPLTVRKESKELIKKEVHAIADLVHIGNLLERKPSQLSGGQQQRVALARALIRRPDVLLLDEPLANLDAKLRLEMRSEIRRIQLETGITAVLVTHDQVEAMSMCDRIAIMDQGKILQVASPTEMYDNPITDFVAGFLGNPPIAFLEGKLDNGKVKLEGSEFSLPLPGAISGLSEGDYVKLGVRPEHVGQGQGTELPGKISFVETQGRENLYDMTLDNSSILRSIQPVRHDIALGQSISWTVDTERMLVFNSQGNRL is encoded by the coding sequence ATGCGTATCAAACTCGACCAATTTACCAAAAGCTTTGGTGAAGTAACCGTCATCGATCAGATGGATCTGGAAATCAATGATGGTGAAATGCTGGCCCTGCTCGGACCGTCGGGCTGCGGCAAGTCAACCACTTTGTTTGCCATTTGCGGTATTCATCAAATCAACGGCGGCCGCATTCTGTTTGGCGACAAGGATGTGACCCGTACAACAGCTCAAACCCGCAACGTGGGTGTGGTGTTCCAGAATTATGCGCTCTATCCGCATATGTCGATCTTCGACAATATCGCTTTCCCTCTGACTGTCAGGAAGGAAAGCAAGGAGCTCATCAAGAAGGAAGTCCATGCCATTGCAGATCTCGTGCATATTGGCAACCTGCTCGAGCGAAAGCCCTCTCAGCTCTCCGGTGGTCAGCAGCAGCGTGTAGCTCTGGCTCGTGCTCTGATCCGTCGACCGGATGTGCTGCTACTTGATGAGCCATTGGCCAATCTGGATGCCAAACTGCGTCTGGAAATGCGCTCGGAAATCCGCCGCATTCAGTTGGAGACAGGCATCACTGCCGTTCTGGTGACCCATGATCAGGTTGAAGCCATGTCCATGTGTGACCGCATCGCCATCATGGATCAGGGCAAGATCCTGCAGGTGGCATCGCCAACCGAGATGTATGACAATCCGATCACGGATTTTGTGGCTGGTTTTCTTGGTAACCCGCCAATCGCCTTCCTGGAAGGGAAGTTGGACAATGGGAAAGTAAAACTCGAGGGCTCTGAGTTTTCTCTCCCATTGCCCGGCGCGATTAGCGGATTGTCCGAAGGTGATTATGTCAAGTTGGGTGTGCGTCCAGAACATGTCGGGCAAGGGCAGGGGACGGAGTTGCCGGGTAAAATCAGCTTTGTCGAAACGCAAGGGCGTGAGAATCTATACGATATGACGTTGGATAACAGCTCCATTCTACGCTCAATCCAGCCGGTTCGTCATGATATTGCATTGGGTCAAAGCATAAGCTGGACTGTTGATACTGAGCGTATGCTCGTTTTCAACTCGCAAGGAAACCGTCTCTGA
- a CDS encoding glycerophosphodiester phosphodiesterase — MVPYANSPSRPSLFPKGPEVCCHRGVNKLAPENTMSAGRLTFDQDFDWLEIDVHETADSELVVIHDNTLDRTTNGRGSVANYRLDELRNLDAGDWFAHQFKGEQIPTMKEVITLAQNHGKGLYIEIKQGDPQKILSVVEDMNFLGHCFFWSFDWSCIEELRALSPEARLMARSLDFHTVADAVKSVRAEIIEINMSEDFEPLVAAAKATNARLMLCYMGADIAIFERMIELEPHMVNVNHSHIWKEVWFNHCRKQQEKIACQ, encoded by the coding sequence ATGGTACCTTATGCAAATTCGCCATCACGTCCTTCACTTTTCCCCAAGGGGCCAGAGGTTTGTTGTCATCGTGGGGTTAATAAACTGGCGCCGGAAAATACCATGTCCGCAGGTCGATTGACTTTTGATCAGGATTTTGACTGGTTGGAAATCGACGTGCACGAGACTGCCGATAGCGAGCTAGTCGTTATTCACGATAATACATTGGATCGTACGACCAATGGTCGGGGATCGGTTGCCAACTATCGTCTAGATGAACTGCGCAACCTTGACGCTGGAGACTGGTTTGCCCATCAGTTCAAAGGTGAGCAAATTCCAACCATGAAAGAGGTGATCACTCTTGCGCAAAATCATGGCAAAGGCCTCTATATCGAGATCAAACAGGGTGATCCACAAAAGATCCTGAGTGTCGTCGAGGATATGAATTTTCTGGGCCATTGCTTCTTCTGGAGCTTTGACTGGTCTTGCATTGAAGAGCTTCGTGCACTTTCGCCAGAAGCACGTCTTATGGCAAGAAGTCTTGATTTTCATACTGTTGCAGATGCCGTCAAAAGTGTGCGGGCCGAGATCATTGAAATCAACATGAGTGAAGACTTCGAGCCACTGGTTGCAGCAGCCAAAGCAACCAATGCTCGTCTCATGCTTTGCTATATGGGAGCAGATATTGCAATTTTTGAGCGCATGATTGAGCTTGAACCCCATATGGTAAATGTGAATCACTCCCATATCTGGAAAGAAGTCTGGTTCAACCATTGCCGAAAGCAACAAGAAAAGATTGCGTGCCAATGA
- a CDS encoding LacI family DNA-binding transcriptional regulator, whose amino-acid sequence MKREEEEFSRQVTALDVAKHAGVSRSAVSRTFTPGASVSASTREKVMKAADELGYRVNQLARSLINKRSDLVGIVAANMDNPFRAQQVEHMARELVEQNFRPILLPAEGEENPSRVIGMLLEYNVSGVIVTSDTPPQSICQECVSLGVPMVLINKGEIDASVDRVLLDNETSGRIAARHLYDKGCRQLASIGSDKPSYSLSVRVKSFQAACKELGMNAPGHFSAPISDYNGGFTAAEAMLRDMPDVDGAFCITDYMALGSLDYFRLRSDRKVPDDLKVIGCDDILQASWAGYDLTTIRQDTRLLAKQVVGALTARFKNPLAPPDIRMVDVSVVERATTKTS is encoded by the coding sequence ATGAAGCGTGAAGAGGAAGAATTCAGCCGCCAGGTGACGGCATTGGATGTGGCCAAGCATGCCGGAGTATCACGCTCTGCGGTTTCTCGCACTTTCACACCGGGTGCCAGTGTTTCTGCATCCACCCGTGAGAAGGTGATGAAGGCGGCTGATGAACTTGGCTATCGCGTAAACCAGCTGGCGCGGAGCCTCATCAACAAACGCTCGGATTTGGTTGGAATCGTTGCGGCTAATATGGATAATCCCTTCCGTGCGCAGCAGGTTGAGCATATGGCTCGTGAGTTGGTGGAGCAAAATTTTCGCCCGATCCTGCTTCCAGCGGAAGGAGAAGAAAATCCAAGCCGTGTGATTGGCATGCTGCTGGAATATAATGTATCTGGGGTAATTGTAACTTCGGATACCCCTCCTCAGAGTATTTGTCAGGAATGTGTCTCGCTCGGTGTACCAATGGTTCTGATCAACAAGGGCGAGATTGATGCCAGTGTTGATCGGGTATTGCTCGATAATGAAACATCCGGACGTATCGCTGCCCGGCATCTCTACGATAAAGGGTGCCGTCAGTTGGCAAGCATTGGTTCGGATAAGCCATCCTACTCGCTGAGCGTGCGCGTGAAGAGCTTTCAAGCTGCTTGCAAAGAGCTGGGAATGAATGCGCCAGGTCACTTCTCCGCTCCAATCTCGGATTATAATGGTGGTTTCACGGCAGCAGAAGCCATGCTTCGCGACATGCCAGATGTTGATGGTGCTTTTTGCATTACCGACTATATGGCTTTGGGCAGCCTCGACTATTTCCGCCTTAGATCAGATCGAAAGGTCCCGGATGATCTGAAAGTCATCGGTTGTGATGACATTTTGCAGGCGAGTTGGGCAGGATATGACCTGACGACCATCCGACAAGATACACGTTTATTGGCGAAACAGGTGGTTGGTGCCCTGACAGCGCGTTTTAAGAACCCACTCGCTCCCCCCGATATTCGCATGGTCGATGTCAGTGTGGTTGAGCGGGCAACAACAAAAACCTCATAA
- a CDS encoding inositol monophosphatase family protein, giving the protein MQERYQAAQRVAKAAGKLALDHLSSMQAGELEIEVKGLQDFVTHADRDVENFIKRELSALFPGDGYWGEESERARGKNGLTWVIDPIDGTANFIRGIDQWGISIALVSGERVEIGVIYDPMRDILYHCRHGQGAMQNGQTMPQLNSGNTRPADALIILGQSRRIGFDVYLNTLKYLHEQEVEHRRFGSAALGLAQAAEGLVDAYFEADLNPWDCLAGLLLIEECGGVVVSGQQMLKDLSNYPVAAGKVCLRQELTHLVGLSGR; this is encoded by the coding sequence ATGCAAGAGCGTTACCAGGCAGCACAGCGTGTGGCCAAAGCGGCCGGAAAACTGGCACTTGACCACCTCTCCTCCATGCAAGCAGGGGAGTTGGAAATTGAGGTTAAGGGATTGCAGGATTTCGTAACCCATGCCGATCGTGATGTTGAAAATTTTATCAAGCGCGAATTGTCCGCTCTTTTTCCCGGCGATGGCTATTGGGGCGAGGAATCGGAGCGAGCACGTGGCAAGAATGGATTGACCTGGGTCATTGACCCTATCGATGGGACAGCCAATTTCATTCGCGGGATTGACCAATGGGGTATCTCCATCGCTCTGGTTTCCGGGGAACGGGTGGAGATTGGCGTTATTTATGATCCGATGCGTGACATCCTCTATCATTGTCGGCATGGACAGGGAGCCATGCAAAATGGGCAAACCATGCCGCAATTGAATTCCGGGAATACACGACCAGCTGACGCATTGATCATTCTTGGGCAGTCCCGCCGAATTGGTTTCGATGTTTATCTCAACACGTTGAAATATCTTCATGAACAAGAAGTCGAGCATCGTCGGTTTGGGTCAGCGGCTTTGGGTCTTGCTCAGGCCGCAGAAGGATTGGTTGATGCTTATTTTGAAGCTGATCTCAATCCATGGGACTGTCTCGCAGGACTGTTGTTGATTGAGGAATGCGGCGGTGTCGTTGTCTCAGGGCAGCAGATGTTGAAAGATTTGAGTAATTATCCGGTTGCAGCGGGCAAGGTTTGCTTGCGACAGGAATTGACACATCTGGTCGGCTTGTCCGGCAGGTAA
- a CDS encoding EAL domain-containing protein, translated as MSNDNLQSHHAEGGLEAHPEVIFILVLACLIIAITSGLTYLIHSRNARRAMADVSLLNSIFEYFPGGLSYFDGDLTLKMANKDFYHLLDLPEDQLKVGCTFEDIIRFNAERGEYGTCNKDEQVSKRVKLARNPVPHELKRRTSSGRVLDIRGIPLPSGGFLTTYLDVTEQENTLSELQTKRQESLIATERLRTARDEQAKTHKHLISAINSMRNGFVIWDKDGRLVMANKTFRRVYADIKDSLNAGLPFEDFLFKGVEAGIWSIGDEDVETWIAEHVAYRNSNQDNEREITLNNGQQLIISERKLDNGDTIVTLIDVTNHRRREAELRDTKDKLEHIAFYDELTTLPNRARCQKDLDTHFSQISSASKFAIVQIDLDNFKRVNDTMGHAGGDFLLKTVGERLSLFSNQISSFKPYRWGGDEFIALVERKGDIPLDEICQEVTDLISIPVHFESKTFWPTVSLGIARYPEDGTDRESLMVFSDLALYKTKELGRDGYQFFTSEMKEQVDLESRIESELRVAIEEDQLDLYFQPQVSSSDESLTGIEALIRWNHPEHGLVPPSMFLDVSETNGLASQLGCLVFEKAMSAARQWTDLDLDFGKVAINLSPSHLKRTSLLDDFFSTMQRFDLAPDCLAVEFVESCLLDDPHADISNILETFRQRGIHVELDDFGTGYASLSHLSSVPIDGIKIDRSFVQNIENNSKGQAIVGVVMSMSKLMQLHVVCEGVETYEQFKAVSHISKCSIQGYMVAKPMSFADMTEWMHKGLNKGVLADPNTHPIVSQPAKALLAGKEIYSM; from the coding sequence ATGTCAAACGATAATCTGCAAAGCCATCATGCTGAGGGGGGACTTGAAGCTCATCCGGAAGTAATCTTCATACTTGTGTTGGCATGCCTCATTATTGCAATCACCTCAGGCCTTACTTACCTGATTCATAGCAGAAATGCTCGCCGGGCCATGGCCGATGTCAGCCTGCTCAATTCCATCTTCGAGTATTTTCCTGGTGGTTTAAGTTATTTCGATGGCGATCTGACTCTCAAAATGGCAAACAAGGATTTCTACCATCTCCTCGACCTGCCGGAAGATCAGCTAAAGGTCGGCTGCACATTTGAAGACATCATTCGTTTTAATGCAGAACGTGGAGAATATGGGACCTGTAACAAGGACGAGCAAGTCAGCAAGCGGGTGAAGCTTGCAAGAAACCCTGTTCCTCACGAGCTCAAGCGTAGGACGAGCTCTGGTCGAGTTCTGGACATCAGAGGTATACCTCTTCCAAGTGGTGGCTTTCTAACCACTTATCTTGATGTTACCGAACAAGAAAACACCTTATCCGAGCTGCAGACCAAACGTCAGGAATCCCTGATTGCCACCGAGCGTCTAAGAACAGCGCGAGACGAACAAGCCAAAACTCACAAGCATTTGATCTCGGCGATCAATTCCATGCGCAATGGATTTGTGATTTGGGACAAAGATGGCCGTTTGGTCATGGCAAACAAAACCTTCCGCCGGGTTTATGCGGATATCAAAGATAGCTTGAATGCCGGTTTGCCATTTGAAGACTTCCTGTTCAAGGGGGTCGAAGCGGGCATTTGGAGCATCGGGGATGAAGATGTAGAAACCTGGATTGCAGAACATGTTGCCTATCGCAACAGCAATCAGGACAATGAGCGGGAAATTACACTCAATAACGGTCAGCAATTGATCATTTCCGAACGCAAGCTCGATAATGGCGATACCATTGTTACCCTGATTGATGTTACCAATCACCGCCGGAGAGAGGCTGAACTTCGCGATACCAAAGATAAACTCGAACATATTGCTTTTTATGATGAACTGACCACGTTACCCAATCGTGCACGATGTCAGAAAGACCTTGATACCCACTTCTCGCAAATTTCTTCAGCCAGCAAGTTTGCGATTGTTCAGATTGATCTCGATAACTTCAAACGCGTCAACGATACGATGGGGCATGCAGGGGGCGATTTCCTGCTCAAAACCGTTGGCGAACGTCTCAGTCTGTTCAGCAATCAGATCAGCAGTTTCAAACCCTACCGTTGGGGGGGAGACGAATTCATTGCTCTGGTGGAACGCAAGGGCGATATTCCGTTGGATGAAATATGCCAGGAAGTGACCGATCTCATTTCCATTCCTGTGCATTTTGAAAGCAAGACATTCTGGCCCACTGTTAGCCTTGGTATTGCGCGGTATCCCGAAGACGGAACTGATCGTGAAAGCCTGATGGTTTTCTCTGATCTGGCACTTTATAAAACCAAGGAGCTTGGACGAGACGGTTATCAATTCTTCACATCCGAAATGAAGGAACAAGTGGATCTGGAATCCCGAATCGAAAGTGAATTGCGTGTTGCCATTGAAGAGGATCAGCTTGATCTCTATTTCCAACCGCAAGTTAGTTCTTCAGACGAAAGCCTGACCGGCATAGAAGCTTTGATACGCTGGAATCACCCTGAACACGGTCTTGTGCCGCCCAGTATGTTCCTTGATGTCAGCGAAACAAATGGCCTTGCTTCGCAATTGGGCTGCCTTGTTTTTGAAAAGGCCATGTCTGCAGCAAGACAGTGGACAGACCTGGATCTCGACTTTGGCAAGGTGGCAATCAATCTGTCACCATCCCACCTGAAGCGCACATCATTACTGGATGATTTCTTCTCCACGATGCAGCGCTTTGATCTGGCACCTGATTGTCTGGCCGTAGAGTTTGTAGAATCCTGCTTGCTGGATGATCCGCATGCCGATATCTCGAACATTCTGGAAACCTTCCGTCAACGGGGCATTCATGTGGAGCTGGATGATTTCGGCACTGGCTACGCCTCACTCTCGCATCTCTCAAGTGTGCCAATCGATGGTATCAAGATAGATCGCAGTTTCGTTCAGAATATTGAGAATAATTCCAAAGGACAGGCCATCGTAGGCGTGGTCATGTCCATGTCCAAGCTCATGCAGTTGCATGTGGTCTGTGAAGGTGTTGAGACTTACGAACAATTCAAGGCTGTTTCACATATCTCCAAATGCTCCATTCAGGGCTATATGGTTGCAAAACCCATGAGCTTTGCAGATATGACGGAATGGATGCATAAGGGCCTCAACAAGGGAGTGCTGGCTGATCCAAATACGCACCCTATCGTTTCCCAACCAGCCAAGGCTCTTTTGGCAGGCAAGGAAATCTACTCAATGTAA
- a CDS encoding multidrug effflux MFS transporter: MEQSKPSSQQLSFKEFVALMALLMSLVALSTDAMLPALQVMGEDLSVASFQDIQLVVTILFLGMAIGQFFYGPLSDQIGRKKGIYIGLILFILGSILSWFAEDFSTMLAGRFLQGLGAAGSKIVVVAMIRDLFAGASMARVMSFIMGVFILVPVLAPAMGQAIFLLWGWRAIFFSFILLGLLGGLWLAIRQRETLLPERRILVTPSNLWDGTCQTFRTPTALGYMLASGIIFGPFVGYLSSAQQIFQSVYGVGQAFPYYFAALALSIGLASMLNGRIVMSIGMVPLVRIALTTSTVVAAAFLTASYFYDFVPPFGLFVVSFILLFFANGILFGNLNSLAMEDVGEIAGIASAIIGAISTFLAMFIAWIIGRFYDETLLPLTVAFVISGLLTLFIVKRVTALERQ, translated from the coding sequence ATGGAACAGAGCAAGCCTTCGAGCCAGCAGCTCTCCTTCAAGGAATTTGTTGCCCTGATGGCACTATTGATGTCCCTGGTTGCTCTCAGCACGGATGCAATGCTGCCTGCTTTGCAGGTGATGGGAGAGGATCTGTCTGTTGCCTCTTTTCAAGATATCCAACTGGTCGTTACAATCCTGTTTTTGGGCATGGCAATAGGCCAATTCTTCTATGGTCCGCTATCTGATCAGATAGGGCGCAAGAAAGGAATTTACATTGGCCTCATACTCTTCATTCTGGGAAGCATCCTGAGTTGGTTTGCTGAAGATTTCTCGACGATGCTGGCAGGTCGTTTCTTGCAAGGATTGGGGGCTGCTGGATCAAAAATCGTCGTAGTTGCCATGATACGTGACCTTTTTGCGGGCGCCTCCATGGCGAGGGTCATGTCCTTTATCATGGGTGTTTTTATTCTGGTGCCGGTTTTGGCACCGGCGATGGGGCAGGCTATCTTTCTGCTTTGGGGATGGCGCGCCATTTTCTTTTCTTTCATCCTTCTCGGACTCCTCGGGGGGTTATGGCTCGCTATTCGGCAGCGGGAAACCTTGTTGCCTGAGAGACGGATCCTTGTGACCCCGTCCAATCTCTGGGACGGGACTTGCCAGACTTTCAGGACACCGACGGCACTGGGATATATGTTGGCTTCAGGCATCATATTTGGCCCATTTGTTGGATATCTAAGTTCAGCCCAACAAATCTTCCAATCTGTCTATGGTGTAGGGCAGGCCTTCCCTTATTATTTTGCAGCCTTGGCATTATCGATTGGATTGGCATCAATGCTGAATGGACGCATCGTCATGTCTATTGGAATGGTCCCATTGGTGCGAATTGCGCTGACAACAAGCACTGTCGTTGCCGCAGCTTTTTTAACTGCGTCCTATTTTTATGATTTCGTGCCGCCCTTTGGCCTGTTTGTCGTCAGTTTCATTCTGCTATTCTTTGCCAATGGTATTCTGTTTGGAAATTTGAACAGTTTGGCGATGGAAGATGTAGGCGAGATCGCTGGGATCGCATCAGCAATTATTGGTGCGATCAGCACATTCCTTGCAATGTTTATTGCTTGGATCATAGGCAGATTTTATGACGAGACATTGCTGCCTCTGACTGTTGCTTTCGTGATTTCGGGTTTGTTAACTCTGTTCATCGTCAAGCGTGTAACTGCACTTGAGCGCCAATAA